The genomic interval GTTAAATGTTAGCCAATGAAAGCACAGTATTTGATGGAAATGTTTAAAGTCTGTAGGATACAGCAAAAATTTAATTGGTTTGTTTGATAGATTTGACTATTGACAAATTTGGTCAAATCTTAGTCTAAGTCTGTTGCAATTTACCTGCAGACAAACCCATATGATTTCTGTGCTCTCACTTAATGAAAAAATGCCAGTTTGTGGATTTTTCAGTTGTACTTATTGAGTGtatgtttgttgttattgtttttgaaACATACAATTTGGACTGTGGTTGACTTCAAAATCACATTAGTTGAACTAAATAAGGTTAGGACTGACTGTCAGTAGAATACTGTATAAGTACATAGAACTAGGTTAGCCAATGAAATGTTAACTAATATAATTCTGTAAAATACAAGAAATATTCCAAAGCCTATCTCGCTACGTTTGGCCCTGGGCtatggttattaatattttgtacaaattagGCCTAAAGTCATCAACGTAATTGGCTTAGGCCTATGCGTATAGGGTACATTGCTTAGCAAATTTGTGCTCACCTAATGTCTTTGATCGAATACATATGTTGCATTAGCTGGCTAACCCTATCTTCATCGAACGCAACTGGTTCCATGGTGGACGCCATAGTAGAACGCAAAAAAAAGCGATAACTCGGACGAAGTTTATTCGTATAGGTTATGTAGAGTTAAGAATTGTTCCCTTGAAAGTTGAAGTTGGTTAAAATTAGTTATATGTTAACtcagtactatactgtacaacgAAACCTTCTCGGCACACCGCACTGATGTGTTTACTTCGCTGAATTACATTCAGCCGCGGGAGTATTAATATTACTTCCGTGCATTCAGCCGTACATGTGTATGTAGAGAACAACTATTTGTACCTATCGACTCGTCTTTTCTGAGTGAACTTTCGCAGATAAGTTGTGGAACCCCGCCCCCGCCATCGATTTAGAATGCAGCTTCACTGCGGTACGTACCCGGTCATAATAATGGAACAAAGAATTTGCGGAAACATTTTACagtggcgtatccaggatttttcGATTAGGGGGAGGGTGTGGAATGAAGGGGAAAGTCGGGAAGGACAAGCGCATCTGAGAATTTGAAAGTGACATACATATGATTTCAAAATTGTGGGAGGGGCATTCATCTTAAGTGGAATCTAATTGTGGTGTTATCTTTTAACAATGAAAATTATTTCTCTGCAGATTTTCAAAGCTGGATTTACTGCAAATGGTATCaaaatcccccacccccatcccttCCATCTCAAGTATGTAAATAATCTTGTATAATGAGATAAGTTGAGATAATCGCTATTAGTCAATTGATTAATGAGTCTggaaatttggcatattttattTAGTTATCAGATTCTTTGAGGGTAGGAAGGGGTATAGCTACTTTATTCTAACCGGTCCCTCATAACAAAAGACCTGTTGCTACTTGAGAATATTTTAAAGCCCAATTATTGTAAACATGAAACGAGGCACTAGATGTTGAtgaaaattcatttattttgtttacatacaAATCACATGTACAAACACTTTACAAGAATGGCTGACCCCATCTTCAAGTGGAAACAAAAAGCCCTGAAGCTGTGtgattattaatatgttaaattatatataattatacaacaATTAAGTGGGTGTCAGTAGGCTTGGTATATCACTTAAATGTGAGTTTTAATCAAagtaaaattctgaaaattacatttaaaaggTCTCCCCACctcaagtaaagaaaaaaaaaaacatgtactaGAAATTATGTTCACCATTTGAATGTTCTGTGTCTAGAAACTATATTGATGCTCTTCTTCAGCTAGTAACTTTGATGTTTTGTTCCACAACTACCAACATGAATGCTACATCTTTTCAGCCTCCTTATCCCGTTTGCTGATGTTTCGATTTCCAAGGACATAGTGTCGAAGTGGTTTCTCCTTCCATCCCTTGGTGGCATAATCTACACCTATCCTTGGACATGAAATGATGTCTTCAGATGCCAAGAGAGGTGCATCTTCAATCCACAATGAAGAGTTAGTTACAAGACTTTCTTTATCAAATAATTTCTTTGTGATCTGTAAGGCACCAGTGAGCTTTCCAGGTCCACTGCAGAGAGCAGTATCTTTCAATGCCTTTGATGACTTTCTTCCCTTAGAGCGGAACTTCTGCATAAGTTCCTCCCCGTCGATGGGTTCTAACGCTCTCAGTAACACAGCATTTCCATCCCCTACAGAAAGGAAGAATGAAACAATTTGATAGTCACATGACATATGCACATTTGAAAGTTATATTGTAGAGATAGCTTATTACTTATGCGACTTGCACTGGCCCTGTTATGTATAAGAAGTATGTGTGTCAGTTTACATATGTATACCAGGTGGACACAGTACTGTATTCAGTTCATTCCTCCTATCAATGGTATATTGTTCTTTAtgcatatattatgttaatagcTAGACCAGTGGTCTATAGTTGGTGTGGTACATGCTACATTCCTCCTATCAATGGTACATTGTTCTTATGcatttatgttatgtaaatagCTAGACAAGCAGTCTAGTTAGTAAGACTGAATAAAGAAGTAAGGCAGAGCCTCCCAGACCCTCAGAGTGTGCACatgtattttcttgtttctgtgttttgtgttcaaagtCTGTCCGTTGTCAAGCCCTCGGACTCTACAATATGTACTCCATTTATCAAATTTCAAACTGATATTGCCTATCCAAGCCTCAGTTGTTGGAGATCCCTACATGTCCAGTTCATAGAGAGCAGAACTTATGATCCTCAGGTGTGAATACCACTCTAGCCAGAACATTCAGTCTTTGCTCATTTCAAATTAGTTGATAATTTCTTCTCAGTTTTCCATTGTCAAGTTTCCAAATGTACTTTTTCTGTAGGGTCCGAACACCTTCAATACAGTATTCCAAGACATTCCGGAGCCCGAGTTCAATTATTAAGCGATTTTAAGTCTGATAGGCCAGTTATATTGACTTTAAGGGTTGACAATTCAGTAAATTACTTCTTTGAAGTTTCAGCATTGAGTGACCATTTATTGACTTTCTTACATAATTTTGGGTACAACATTGATGAGATTAAAGCAAAAGTGATCATGCTATTTAGTTGCCATACATTCTTTGAAAATGTTCTAATGAGATCGTCACAAAATTATGATTGATATTTTCGCTAGATTCATTCACGCCCTCATCATTAAATAGTGCAAGCCGCATGAATGCATTTCCACCTGTGTTTGTGTAAAGAGATGCATGCATGCTCAAGGGAACAATCAATAAGGAAACACAGGGCTAAAACCAGTCAAATAATTATATTGTATAAAGTACAGTATAAGCAAATAAACTAACCTTTGCTGGATATGTTCATGCAGTGATACATCCCATATATGAGGTAGACATACACAGAACCAGGCGCCATCCACATGGCCTTATTTTTTGCAGATTTGTGACCTTGGTATGAATGACAGGCGGAGTCCTCCGTGCCAAGGTAAGCCTCTGTCTCAACGATTTTCCCGCTGATTCTTTCTCCATCGAGCTCTCTCACCAAGACTTTTCCAAGGAGATCTTTAGCAAGCTTCACACAATCTTGGTCAAAGAAACTAGACCCAAGTCTGGTGTCTTTTTTCCCTAGAAAGTAAGGGCTGGTTTTTCTCTTCAACGTATCTGGGGATTTTGCTTGACTTTTCTTCACAGTCTTtgtctttctagcatatttggccACCTTCTTGGTTAGTTGACTAGCCTCAGTAGCTGACTTTCTCTTCATTATTACACTAAATACATATGACACTCTTTTTagcacaaaggtcaccttgacTGATTCTACCTGTAGAAAAATAAGACATATTTAAAACTTACATATATCATCATATCTTTCACTAAATCGAAAGTGCACAGTACAAGCAGCGCTTATGCATCAGTTCATTTGAAACAGCTGTTTTGAACAGTTTTATCAGTACCTGGGCATTTTCAGCTCAATGTCCTAAAACGTCAAAACAGATCCAACAGGCCTATAACATTCAGCACAAGGAGAAACAGAAGCCTCATGTTTACTGGCCAATGTTAGTACTGCAAGAGTCTAAATTGTCAATAAATCTATCAAATATAATTCTGCTTATATATGTCCGCTGTACTTAAGCCACTCAATTTGTTAGATGTTAGCCAATAAGAACACATTACTTGATGCATAAGGGAAAGTTCTAACTATATGCACTGCTGGCCAAGGATCACATTTGCAAAAGTCATTTTGAGGGTAATGTGACAATTTCAGATAGGTTGGGCTGATGAGAGACATTCTGTACCTTGTCCCTACATGTGAAAAAGCAAATTAATAAAGTGTTGTGGCGTTactagcctactgtatatataggctCTATAGGTTTAGTTTAACAATTGGCCTGTGACAGGATCTACTTGGATTTTGGACAGATGTTGTTTGAAGTATATGTCACCCATGGAAGGATATTATCCAGTATGGTGTTGGTGTTCACAATTGTCCAGTAGTTTTGCTTATGTTAGAGTACACTCTCATTGGAAGTATAGTGTAGGCCTAGATTAGGCCTAGGCCATACATACTTTACGCCTGTGAATTGACTTAGGTAAAGGTATAAAGTAATGCATATATAGCCTAACTTAGGGTTGATAATGGTACATAGTTCGCTAATTTCTAGTAACAAACCTAGATTGCCGCACCACTGTTTCTTACACCACTGAACGTTTCCAATAAAAGTTTGCGTTACCGACCATCTACCAGAACTACGATTACGAACACGTCTTGACTTGCAGTTATCAATATCATTATCAGTCAACTGTGT from Apostichopus japonicus isolate 1M-3 chromosome 19, ASM3797524v1, whole genome shotgun sequence carries:
- the LOC139959361 gene encoding DNA-3-methyladenine glycosylase-like, whose translation is MKRKSATEASQLTKKVAKYARKTKTVKKSQAKSPDTLKRKTSPYFLGKKDTRLGSSFFDQDCVKLAKDLLGKVLVRELDGERISGKIVETEAYLGTEDSACHSYQGHKSAKNKAMWMAPGSVYVYLIYGMYHCMNISSKGDGNAVLLRALEPIDGEELMQKFRSKGRKSSKALKDTALCSGPGKLTGALQITKKLFDKESLVTNSSLWIEDAPLLASEDIISCPRIGVDYATKGWKEKPLRHYVLGNRNISKRDKEAEKM